The nucleotide window GTTGCTGTACCTGTTGTGAACTCGGCATCTAAAGGAAACAACATCATTCGCTTGGACATCTACATTGCacacctttttcttttttacattgACATTTTGTTCTACggaatgttcattttgctctCCATTTTCATCAGCAtagtaaaaattacaacccttaacatttttattttcatttttggcTATTTGGATGTTTAACTTGTAGGCCTTCTGCCTGGGCCTGTCAATGCAATTACACGAGAGGAGCACTCCAGCTGTCACGGTATGTGGCACGTAGAAGTAATGCGTATTATCCCTAGCATTGGTGtgcaaaattaaattttccaCGTActctgcaaatttttttgttacatttCTGTTGGCAGCATCATTTGATTTCATTTTACTAAAACAATCATTGTCGTTATTTACTTCACGTCCGTTCATGCGTACAACTCCTCcgttattattttgttctgAGTCTATCGGACAGTACACCTTCATTTCCTTCCCAAATTCAGCTGACACGTTGCACTCTTTGTCCTGGTTAAACTCGGACAGACACAGAGTCACCTCATTCTCGTTCTGGGCATATGagacgttttttttcacctccagTAGGAAGgccaaaatggcaaagaGGACTCTTACCCGTAGtgagctagccattttattttctgttcTGCAGCTAAGcggaggggtgaaaaaaaaaaaaaaaaaaaaaaaaaaaagtttagcTAGCTAAATTGGCTTCCCTCTTTGCGCATCTCCACTTCCACCAGAacgtttccttttcctttgcgGAGACTTTCTGCAACGGGCAGATGCCTCTTCAAAGGGGGCCACGTGTTCGTAGCTGCGTGTGTGCGTTGAGTACGCGTGCACGTTTGCTTTTTGTACATGTGGGGGAGGGCGGCTtgagcagaaaaaagaaaaaaagataaatcaCATAACAGCtgataaaggaaaaatcacaaaaaagatgataaaataaagctGACAAAATACAAGTATGCATGGGGAAAGACGAGAAACCACGAGGACGAATCGAAAAACGCGCGaattaattttccttttaaaccTTCTGCAGTGTGCCAAGAAGACGAAAAACAACCTCTGAACTTTTCTGCATGCCTTTGGCAAAaccgctcattttttttttccccccctggaagACACAACTTTGAAGGGACAACCTCCAAACGTAGTTGCTAATATGTTTAAACCCACATGCAAACATTGACAAGTACCCTCTGAgcatattttcattttttttactcaaactgagggggggagaaaactGCCGAATGGACCATCACGCGACAGACCTTTCCTATGTTGACAAACGCCGCATCAGGGGTGTCACCAAGTGGGCCTTAGCGAAGCCCTTTTCTGCATGCACGCATGCATGTGATAGATGGAATTTTTAACGCTTCGTGCTTCGCACTTTTAAGCGATATGCTAATTTGGAGCGACCCTGACGGGGAATTCCCCCTGGGAAGAGCCCAAACGGAAGAACCCACTACGCAGTTAAGGGAAAAGGAAcccatttttaagttaaacccgagggggaagaaccccctTAAGGGGACACCCCCAAATTATGTCAACCTGCTTAGGGACAAAATCCCACAAATGGAATTTGCCTAACACGAAAAAGAGCATTATCACATGGGGGAGTAGTAGTAAAATTTCAAAACGATTTTTCCAATGAGGAGAAGTTACACTCTTTTTCACTACCCGTTTGGTTGCTGCATCAGAGGAGGGGCACACCTACCtacacccatttgtgcagTCTGCGCATCCCACCAAGGAAAAGCTGAACGAAAAGGAACATGCGTCTGTACGTACATAgcacatacgtatgtacatttcACTTACGTATTCCCAAGCACTTCTCAAAAATGCGTCGCGCAAAAATTGTTCCAACGGGCGCGGATTCaattctgcttcttcctcgtcGCGATTATGACGCGGGCTTTACGAAGGTGCGCGGCATGCGTTTGCACACTTGGCCATTAAAGCGGAATACACACCTGAGCATGCAATGTAATAcacatttatatgaaaaatttttttttttttttttttcgtgcgaCGCGATGCATTCACTTCGCCCTTTCCTGTGGAGTGAAGCGTTACATTTGGGACCACCTCCGAACATTCGCCGCAGAAAGgttgatattaaaaaaaaaaaagaacaacaaatAGAGAGATCCGTGTGCATTTCACCATCGTAGATTCAGTGCCCATCTGTGGAACGCTCATTTTGTAAAAGCTATCCGAAAGCACACATGCGCGTTGGCATATCTTCACGTGGGTGTTTTGCCTTCCCATGCGTGTGTCACAAAATTCGGAGGTGACTCGGGGGTTCGATGCCCACAGCAACGCGTGACAGCTCACGACAACGCATGGCAACGCATGACAACGAGTGACATCTCCCCTGATCGGCCATaccaattttgaagaaataaatcgGAGGTCATAAATCACATTAAGTGAGCGTTCCACGATGTGGCGATATTTGCCAGTCGTCCTTAACTGCAGTTCTTGCAAACGAAAATGTGCAAGGGGAGAAACGTGAAGAACGAATCTCACATCCTCCGCGCGGCAAGCTTAGATAAAACGAAAGTGACGCATCTATGTAATCACTCACCTTTGCAATCGCGGGTCACGTCAGAACTATGTTaactgttatttttttttttatttatttattttttttctctctcctgGGTGCTCTGCACACATCATCGAAATTTTTGCACATCAATAAAAACACCTCCTTTCGAGTTCCCAAAAGGAGGCACATAACTTTGTGGCTTTCTACAAATATCGAACACCTCAAAGGGGATATTCCAACACAGAGGCATACACGCGGGGATGTTTTTCGCTTtgctttcactttttcgcaTTCTTAAGCGCCCACATTTTGACGCCCGTGTTGTGTATTCCTTTTGACATTTGCCGTTTGGTCGCTCCGCCGTGTCACCGTTCTGTTTTAGCTTCGCGGTGTGGTACACGCGGGGGTGAGCATCGAAAACCACAAGGGCGGCCTCAACGCGCGGTGTGTGCACACGAGGttgatttatatatatgtttatttgtatttttttgtatttttttttttttttttttttttttttctttttcgcctgaacgTGCAGGCATTCCTGCGCTCGGCAAGATCGATCTGTATCTCCGCGCGCAGTTGTGCTGCTTCCCGTTGTGCCACGCCGCGTTGTTTTACGACATGGATCGTtctgcttcattttgctgcGCTCCTCTGCGCTCGCTTATCTTCGCGTCGTTCTCCTTTCGTTCTCCTATCGtttattttcgtttttcttctaCCCCCTTTGCTTCTCTTTTTCGCGTCCTCTACCCAACAGGGTCGCGCGCGAAGAGCATCTCCCTCCGCGATTTGTTCAATTACACCTACACACCCGCATGCCTCGTATGACCTCCTCAACAAATagaaaaatgtgtaatttgaaagaatgaaagaaaaaaaaaaaaaatacaaaaaaaaaataaaacaaaacaaagcaaagcaaaacatgaaatgaaatgaaaaaaaaataaaacgagattaaaaaataaatcttttctcatttaaaattatttcacgCACGTGTTTCActtcatattttctttacaactttttttgCGATTGCCCTGCTTACTTACCCCCTTGACGCattctcttttctttttctttaagcTAACCTtccacaggaaaaaaaaccacgCAACTGCTTCTGAAATCGCCCGTTGCTCGTATTGCGAGTCACGCCTACATGTGCtgttaaaatgaaaaccacCCGATGGAGTGGCTACGTGTTGTTGTTTAACCGGTGAACGGGTgtgaaagaaaattatttttgccttcttttGGGGTGGGTAGTGGTTCCTTTTCGCTCTGCGCAAGAGTaattccttcccttttttttttctttttcttttcccccatcGCGCTCGTGGCACAATTTTACTCTTGTGTATGTACgtttgtatgtatgtatgccgCCTGCACATGCGTACGTGTGTATCTCCACCTATGCCCATTTGCATGTATACCCCCCTGCACACCCACCTACAcgtgcgcgtttttttttttttttaatctttctCGCCACCTATGCCGGACAACACTCGCCTTTGAGAGGAAATTCGCGAGATGCAATTCTCCTCACTGCttctacatattttttttttttttttaatgtaccCTTTGCATTGAATGTGCCTATCCAATTTGCATACTTCACGAAAATGCAGCCATATATTTTAGTGGCCTCGTCAATATTCACCACACAGAGCGTTCCGCATATGCGCCAAACAATTGTGGGTGTACGTTGCATATGCATGTAACGCTTATATGTACCCGTttggcaagaaaaaaaaaaaaaaaaaaaaaaagatgatatttttccttttgacTGTCATGCCACAGTGGCCTCCCACACACAGATAAAAGGGCCCCCAATGGAGTAATACATTTGAATTAGCTTCATGTAAAGCAAAAAGTTTGTTACTATTtgtaagcattttttttttttttttggagaagcGATAATATAGGCGGTAGGACATAACACACGGTGTCACCGACAAACGCTTGCGCGCATGCACGCGCGAAATAAGGTGACGCCACTAACTGCATATGTCAAAATATCTTCTCATTTCGCActtaggggaaaaaaaaaaataatctccACATGCAGGAGCTGGTGCCCCCAATTCTTCGCAAACACTTCTGCATGCGCATATATTcgcatatgtatgcataccTTTGTCTGTCCCCCCAACCCGTACGTTTACCATGTCCATGCGTGCGTCTATGCGTGTGCCCGTTATTCCGCCTGCACGAACGCGCGTCAGCGCCAAACCAATTGAGAGGCAAGTTTATAAGTGGCCCCCCCCACCGTTGTCGCTGCCCTTCCATTTCGCTTGTCAAACCGTATTATCTGCACTTTGAGAATGGCTCCCCAATTTAGTTTGGCATCCTCGTTCACTCTTACGTCATTgctataattattttttattttcactttgGCATTACCAttgttatgtttttttttttttttttttttttacctttctCGCCATGttttaaatgaattaataGCACAACCCGTCGCAGACCTTTGCGAAGTGCCTCCACGCACGTGCATGCTGTGGGTATTTTCCCCACGAGTGAGTTTACTCCTTCAAGCTGCAAAGAAGCAACCGCGCTTTGCTCATTCAGTTGTATACCACCACCCCCGTACTTTGACTGCAACGTTTACCCAGCCGCAGAGGCTAAGGACACCTCATGAGTACCtacatattttcatatgttCATTTGCCCATGCCCGCATTGTGTAAACATAAACATACGCTCGAGTGGACCCCCCGTTAGTAAATTGCGcctgtatatgtatgtagaCTTATGCGCGCAAATGtatggctgtttttttttttttcttttttttttttttttttttcgtcatttCCCGTTTTAAGTGCGTCCACCCCGGTTTACACCCCACGAGTATGTTTTAACTTATTGCCTAACTGGAGTAGccagatatatttttttcccctcttgaAGGAATTCGCGGGAGTTCCCTCCCCGCACGTCCGTTTGTTTAATAGTTTGTTTGCCTCCCACTTGTGTGCATAACCGCGCCAATCGATAACCACCTGCTCATTACGTAGAAGAAATAAGAAGAGGGAGACCTTTCCCGCAGCcgagttttttcccccatgcatatgtgtgtcTCATGGAGTGACCCACATCGCGTTGCACGTATACACACGTAGTTGCCGCAACTCTCCAAGTGAGGATTTACCCGCACATGCGTTGTATATATGTATCGTGAACATGGTGTAGCCCCATTTGCCAGTAAACTGCTTCCCCATTAACGCagtgcattttaaaaaaaaaaaaaaaaaaacgcgggACCGAACAAATCGGTTACTTTTCAGCCTTTGTGCACCTTTTTAATGTCTCAGATTTTTACCGCTGATGAATGTGTAactctcccctccccctatGTAGAGTTCAACCCCGTaactcttcccctttttcgtcCTCTGCTCACATGCCGCTTTGAAGCTGTTGCATCATCCCCCCGCAGGAGCAGCGTATTGTTCCATCGatggctcccccttttcgctgtCAACTTATTCGTACTATCATTGActgtgcatatattataaaaaaaaaggcacgtCTTCCTCCGCGTGGTTTTCTCCCCTAAGTGGGACTGCCTTGTGCAGGGAAGGAACACCTAAACGTGAGTGCAGCAACTTCCGCGCCCTCCAAGTGTGCCCCCCAACTGTGTGATCCCCACTCCGTATTCCCGATTTGACCGTTCCTTTGCATTTCCCCGCTGCACATTCGTATGGCCGCATGCAAACCTGCCCGTAACTTCATTTGT belongs to Plasmodium vivax chromosome 3, whole genome shotgun sequence and includes:
- a CDS encoding hypothetical protein, conserved (encoded by transcript PVX_001015A), whose amino-acid sequence is MASSLRVRVLFAILAFLLEVKKNVSYAQNENEVTLCLSEFNQDKECNVSAEFGKEMKVYCPIDSEQNNNGGVVRMNGREVNNDNDCFSKMKSNDAANRNVTKKFAEYVENLILHTNARDNTHYFYVPHTVTAGVLLSCNCIDRPRQKAYKLNIQIAKNENKNVKGCNFYYADENGEQNEHSVEQNVNVKKKKVCNVDVQANDVVSFRCRVHNRYSNVLVNPPLCFHEVSNEDNQKTQLSGVLNGVKVIPRIATYVPDPMMPRFLSYLVAPPQINESLKVKCSCSITDNVLDISYIGTISLNFIKTDKLHPVKEEDDAEKKNKWKNSINEGEVQDGGNSDNSAPREGEADVRSASVLTGLSTTLLLCLFSAWG